A window from Corynebacterium singulare encodes these proteins:
- a CDS encoding HAD family hydrolase, translating into MIEHPVTPSDSTRIAAFFDLDKTIIATSSAYAFGREFMHNGLITHTEALQLSLAKASYMLAGHSSEHMDATRDQLAAMVAGWSVKEVHDIAVDTMHTVVTPAIYAEARELIAAHREKGHEVVIISASASVLVEPIAQELGIEHVVATELAEEDGRFTGEILFYCKGGAKAEALARMATKLNVDPNASFAYSDSATDIPMLEQVGHPIAVNPDRLLKKHAADNGWETRTFKHPVPLFTAPSAKEVGIGSAVVAGVAALVVGGVLLARQRAD; encoded by the coding sequence ATGATTGAACATCCCGTTACCCCCAGCGATAGCACTCGAATCGCTGCGTTCTTCGACTTGGATAAAACCATCATTGCCACCTCGTCGGCCTATGCCTTCGGCCGCGAGTTCATGCATAACGGTCTCATTACGCACACCGAGGCGCTGCAACTATCGCTCGCCAAGGCCAGTTATATGCTTGCCGGGCACAGCAGTGAGCACATGGATGCCACCCGCGATCAGCTCGCCGCCATGGTGGCCGGATGGTCAGTCAAGGAAGTCCACGACATCGCCGTGGACACCATGCACACGGTGGTCACCCCCGCGATCTACGCCGAAGCACGCGAGCTCATCGCCGCGCACCGGGAGAAGGGACATGAGGTGGTGATCATTTCGGCGTCGGCAAGCGTGCTGGTTGAACCCATCGCACAGGAGCTGGGCATCGAACACGTCGTAGCCACCGAACTTGCCGAAGAAGACGGTCGGTTCACCGGGGAAATACTGTTCTATTGCAAAGGCGGCGCGAAGGCAGAAGCCTTAGCCCGTATGGCCACGAAGCTCAACGTCGACCCCAATGCATCCTTTGCTTACTCCGATTCCGCCACGGATATCCCGATGCTGGAGCAGGTGGGCCACCCCATCGCGGTCAACCCCGACCGTCTGCTCAAGAAACATGCAGCGGACAACGGCTGGGAGACGCGCACCTTTAAACACCCGGTACCGCTATTCACCGCGCCCAGCGCCAAAGAGGTGGGCATCGGCTCAGCGGTCGTGGCCGGGGTGGCAGCGCTCGTGGTGGGTGGCGTGCTGCTGGCGCGGCAACGCGCGGACTAG
- a CDS encoding heavy metal translocating P-type ATPase: protein MSSACGCEHKPATEIDELDRPWWKDPELLLPIFSGVALITGLALDWSGLETPATVLFWVGLLLGAYTFAPGAIRNLVTKRKLGIGLLMTISAVGAVILGYVGEAAALAFLYSIAEALEDKAMDRAQSGLRALLKLVPQTATVLRDGTAAEVAAKDLEVGELMLVRPGERIATDGIIRSGRSSLDTSAITGESIPEEVAPGDEVPAGAINSAGSLEVETTAAGTDNSLTTLVDLVEQAQAEKGDRARIADRIARPLVPGVMILAVLVGVIGSLLGDPETWITRALVVLVAASPCALAISVPLTVVAAIGAASQFGVVIKSGAAFERLGGIRHLAVDKTGTLTRNQPEVTSVVPADGFNRAQVLTFAAAVEQQSTHPLAAAIAAAGPEAPAALDISEEAGHGIGGTVEGRRVLVGSPRWIDAGPLKADVERMESEGQTCVLVTVDDALAGAIGVRDELRPEVPEAVKALHDNDVEVSMLTGDNTRTARALAEIAGIDDVRAELRPEDKASIVAELSSKTPTAMIGDGINDAPALAGATVGIAMGATGSDAAIESADVAFTGHDLRLIPQALQHARRGSRIINQNIVLSLAIIIVLMPLAITGVLGLAAVVLVHEVAEVIVILNGLRAARTKR from the coding sequence ATGAGTTCAGCATGTGGATGCGAACACAAACCCGCCACGGAGATTGACGAGCTCGATCGGCCATGGTGGAAGGACCCTGAGCTACTGCTACCGATCTTCTCCGGGGTAGCCCTCATAACAGGATTGGCGCTGGACTGGTCCGGGCTCGAGACACCCGCGACAGTACTGTTCTGGGTCGGTCTGCTGCTAGGCGCATACACGTTCGCGCCTGGAGCGATCCGAAACCTTGTCACGAAGCGCAAGCTCGGCATTGGTTTGCTGATGACGATCAGCGCGGTCGGCGCGGTAATCCTCGGTTACGTCGGAGAGGCCGCGGCGCTAGCGTTCCTGTACTCGATCGCCGAGGCACTGGAAGACAAGGCGATGGACCGGGCCCAAAGCGGACTGCGGGCACTGTTAAAGCTGGTACCGCAGACCGCGACGGTGTTGCGCGACGGCACAGCGGCCGAGGTCGCAGCGAAGGACCTCGAGGTTGGCGAGCTAATGCTCGTGCGCCCCGGGGAGCGGATCGCCACGGACGGCATCATTCGGTCCGGGCGCTCCAGCCTTGACACCTCAGCGATCACCGGAGAATCCATTCCGGAGGAGGTTGCGCCCGGCGACGAAGTGCCTGCGGGAGCGATCAACTCCGCCGGTTCGCTGGAGGTCGAGACGACCGCAGCTGGAACGGACAACTCGCTGACCACACTCGTGGACCTAGTCGAGCAGGCGCAGGCGGAAAAGGGCGACCGCGCCCGGATCGCCGACCGGATTGCCCGGCCCCTCGTGCCCGGGGTAATGATCCTGGCGGTGCTAGTCGGCGTGATCGGCTCGCTGCTGGGCGACCCTGAGACGTGGATCACCCGTGCGCTGGTAGTCCTGGTCGCAGCGTCGCCGTGCGCGCTGGCGATCTCCGTGCCGCTGACAGTCGTGGCCGCGATCGGGGCAGCCAGCCAGTTCGGCGTGGTCATCAAGTCCGGCGCAGCGTTCGAGCGGCTCGGCGGCATCCGTCACCTAGCGGTGGACAAGACCGGAACCCTCACCCGCAACCAGCCCGAGGTTACCAGCGTGGTCCCGGCAGACGGATTCAATCGGGCGCAGGTGCTTACTTTCGCGGCGGCAGTTGAGCAGCAATCGACGCACCCCCTCGCCGCGGCGATCGCGGCAGCGGGGCCCGAAGCACCCGCTGCCCTGGACATCAGCGAGGAAGCTGGGCATGGCATCGGCGGCACCGTCGAAGGCCGACGGGTGCTGGTGGGCAGCCCCCGATGGATCGACGCTGGACCACTGAAAGCGGACGTTGAGCGCATGGAGTCCGAGGGCCAGACCTGCGTCCTGGTCACCGTCGATGACGCTCTCGCCGGGGCGATCGGGGTCCGCGACGAGTTGCGGCCCGAGGTGCCCGAAGCCGTGAAGGCCCTGCACGACAACGACGTGGAAGTAAGCATGCTCACCGGTGACAACACTCGCACCGCCCGGGCGCTGGCTGAAATCGCCGGAATCGACGACGTGCGCGCCGAGCTGCGACCGGAGGACAAGGCAAGCATCGTCGCCGAACTCTCCTCCAAGACGCCGACGGCGATGATCGGCGACGGCATCAACGACGCGCCGGCACTGGCGGGCGCGACGGTGGGCATAGCGATGGGAGCGACCGGCTCTGACGCCGCGATCGAGTCCGCTGACGTCGCCTTCACCGGCCACGATCTGCGGCTGATCCCCCAGGCGCTGCAGCACGCCCGCCGAGGCAGCAGAATCATCAACCAAAACATCGTGCTGTCTCTGGCCATCATCATCGTGTTGATGCCACTAGCGATAACCGGCGTGCTGGGCCTGGCGGCCGTGGTGTTGGTCCACGAGGTTGCCGAGGTCATCGTGATCTTGAACGGTCTGCGCGCCGCACGAACGAAGCGCTGA
- the cmtR gene encoding Cd(II)/Pb(II)-sensing metalloregulatory transcriptional regulator CmtR has product MLTIASRLDVMNRLGRAMADPTRSRILMTLLDGPSYPAVLSRDLDLTRSNVSNHLTCLRDCGIIVAEPEGRKTRYEIADPHLTAALNALVNATLAVDENAPCIDPECSVPGCGEKGADA; this is encoded by the coding sequence ATGCTGACTATTGCTTCACGCCTCGACGTCATGAACCGGCTCGGCCGGGCCATGGCCGATCCGACGCGTTCCCGAATTCTAATGACCCTACTCGACGGCCCGAGCTACCCGGCCGTGCTTTCGCGCGACTTGGACCTGACCCGCTCGAACGTCTCGAACCACCTGACCTGTCTGCGTGACTGCGGCATCATCGTCGCCGAGCCGGAGGGCCGCAAGACCCGTTACGAAATTGCCGATCCACACCTCACGGCAGCGCTCAACGCGCTGGTAAACGCGACGTTGGCCGTCGACGAAAACGCCCCGTGCATCGACCCTGAGTGCTCGGTGCCCGGATGCGGCGAGAAGGGAGCGGACGCATGA
- a CDS encoding cation diffusion facilitator family transporter has protein sequence MTDSLGAQKIRRAVLIVTLLNLAYFFVEFAGSVAIGSASLFADFADFLEDTAINLLVFSLWPGLRPAVARREACSPR, from the coding sequence GTGACGGATTCGTTGGGTGCGCAGAAGATCCGTCGCGCGGTGCTGATTGTGACGCTGCTGAACCTGGCCTACTTCTTCGTGGAGTTCGCCGGTTCGGTGGCCATTGGCTCCGCGTCCCTGTTCGCGGATTTCGCGGACTTCCTCGAAGACACCGCGATTAACTTGCTGGTGTTTTCGCTGTGGCCTGGCCTGCGGCCCGCCGTCGCACGGCGGGAAGCGTGCTCGCCGCGCTGA
- a CDS encoding cation transporter, with the protein MLAALILIPAIAAIVTLVAKIMNPVAPSPEGLTGIAIGALIVNVICAILLQLRNEGSSLATGAWLAARNDALANILIIAAGLLTFVWETAWFDIIVGAIIAAINLSAAKEVWEASRKEHDFVEDAFADQSAKLLNISHFNSHFEG; encoded by the coding sequence GTGCTCGCCGCGCTGATCCTCATCCCGGCCATCGCCGCGATTGTCACCCTGGTGGCCAAAATCATGAACCCGGTCGCACCGTCGCCGGAGGGGCTGACGGGTATCGCAATCGGCGCCCTGATTGTCAACGTCATCTGCGCGATCCTGCTGCAGCTGCGCAATGAAGGCTCGTCACTCGCCACTGGTGCCTGGCTGGCAGCGCGCAACGACGCGTTGGCGAACATCCTCATCATCGCCGCCGGCCTGCTCACCTTCGTGTGGGAGACCGCCTGGTTCGACATCATCGTCGGCGCGATCATCGCCGCGATCAACCTGTCCGCAGCCAAGGAAGTGTGGGAGGCCTCCCGTAAGGAGCACGACTTCGTCGAGGACGCCTTCGCCGATCAAAGCGCGAAACTGCTAAACATTTCGCACTTTAATTCTCACTTTGAAGGTTAA
- the ssd gene encoding septum site-determining protein Ssd gives MSTFHLLIAVGDSALRAEAASTAAASTAEVSSVEDPRDFPRYLPKVDAVLADSLTASLVGSHPRVYFLAPDPGPIDYEAALRCHASAAFILPAQSKELLAALAADTHPETPTASAGLTIAVTGSAGGIGTSTLAAALARHAGAALLVDASPYSGGLDLLLGVENKPGARWPDLAAGTGTVDPGDLARALPTTPDGIAVLSAARTTSAGATALSATRRAAIMQAACAHPDIVVVDCPPWDIPDTADHVVVVTAAEVRSAAACAEIVAELRARPQECSVVLRHRQWSGIDEGDIAKLTHADPVTELPTVRGLTRVVETGGLPQRLPRPLSRAAKDVWEVLV, from the coding sequence ATGAGCACATTTCACCTTCTCATCGCCGTCGGAGACTCAGCTTTGCGCGCCGAAGCCGCCTCGACCGCTGCGGCCAGTACCGCGGAGGTCAGCAGCGTCGAAGATCCGCGTGATTTTCCGCGCTACCTGCCCAAAGTAGATGCGGTCTTGGCAGATTCGCTGACGGCAAGCCTCGTGGGCAGCCACCCGCGGGTCTATTTTCTGGCACCGGATCCGGGGCCCATTGATTACGAAGCAGCATTGCGCTGTCATGCATCGGCGGCGTTTATTCTGCCTGCGCAATCGAAGGAACTGTTGGCAGCCCTAGCAGCCGATACCCACCCTGAGACGCCAACGGCGTCCGCGGGGCTGACCATTGCGGTTACTGGCTCGGCCGGTGGGATAGGCACCTCCACACTGGCAGCAGCGCTGGCGCGCCATGCGGGAGCTGCACTACTCGTGGATGCCTCGCCCTATTCCGGTGGCCTCGATCTCTTACTTGGTGTGGAGAACAAACCCGGCGCGCGCTGGCCAGATCTTGCTGCAGGAACAGGAACGGTGGACCCAGGAGATCTTGCTCGCGCCCTGCCCACTACGCCGGACGGGATTGCCGTGCTTTCAGCAGCGCGTACCACTAGTGCCGGTGCCACCGCACTGAGTGCCACTCGACGCGCGGCAATTATGCAGGCAGCGTGCGCGCATCCGGACATTGTGGTGGTGGATTGCCCGCCGTGGGATATTCCGGATACCGCGGACCACGTTGTGGTGGTGACCGCAGCGGAGGTGCGCTCGGCCGCTGCATGCGCGGAAATCGTTGCTGAATTGCGCGCGCGGCCCCAGGAGTGCTCCGTGGTGCTGCGGCACAGGCAGTGGTCGGGGATTGATGAGGGGGATATCGCCAAGCTCACGCACGCTGACCCTGTGACGGAGTTGCCGACGGTACGTGGGCTCACGCGTGTGGTGGAGACCGGGGGACTTCCGCAGCGCCTGCCGCGCCCTCTTTCGCGCGCGGCGAAGGACGTCTGGGAGGTGCTGGTATGA
- a CDS encoding TadA family conjugal transfer-associated ATPase — translation MSLIDTMRTIVATEPQLAHDASALARRIREEAGVISDVDVLDLLQRLRHDSLGLGLLEPVLSLPGLTDVVVNGPDSCFVDCGQGLVRREVGFADDAEVRQLATRLAAVAGVRLDDAQPFADGRLTRLDGTHIRLHALLAPPSASGTCISLRVLRQAQTSLDQLVANGSIDKSVEGLLRGIVDKRASFLVTGGTGSGKTTLLAALLGCVPETERLLIIEDTPELAPAHPHVVTLVSRRANAEGRGEISMSLLLRQALRMRPDRIVVGEIRGAEVVELLAALNTGHDGGAGTVHANSVDEVPARMEALAALGGLDRVALHSQLAAAVHVVLGMERGPEGRRLAHIGVLDGNPVTPQLVWTTDDGPRPGFDELCARMGVKP, via the coding sequence ATGAGTCTCATCGATACGATGCGCACCATCGTGGCCACGGAGCCACAGCTAGCGCATGATGCGTCGGCGCTGGCCCGTCGGATTAGAGAGGAAGCCGGCGTGATTAGTGATGTGGATGTGCTCGATCTCCTTCAGCGCCTTCGCCACGATTCCTTGGGGTTGGGATTACTGGAGCCGGTGCTGTCGCTGCCGGGGCTGACCGATGTCGTGGTCAACGGGCCCGATTCCTGCTTCGTGGATTGCGGCCAGGGTCTGGTGCGCAGGGAGGTAGGTTTCGCCGACGACGCAGAGGTACGTCAGCTCGCGACACGGCTGGCAGCTGTTGCCGGCGTGCGGCTCGATGATGCGCAGCCTTTTGCCGATGGCCGCCTGACCCGCCTTGACGGTACTCACATTCGCCTCCATGCGCTGTTGGCACCGCCCTCGGCGAGCGGGACGTGCATCAGCCTGCGAGTGCTGCGCCAAGCCCAGACGAGCCTGGACCAGCTCGTGGCCAACGGCAGCATTGATAAATCGGTGGAAGGGCTGCTTCGGGGGATCGTCGATAAGCGCGCGTCCTTCTTGGTGACCGGCGGCACTGGTTCAGGAAAGACCACGCTGTTGGCAGCGCTTTTAGGCTGTGTCCCGGAGACAGAGCGCCTGCTTATCATCGAGGACACCCCGGAGCTCGCGCCGGCGCATCCGCACGTGGTGACGCTGGTGTCGCGCCGGGCAAATGCGGAAGGCAGAGGCGAGATTTCGATGTCGCTCCTGTTGCGCCAGGCGCTGCGCATGCGCCCAGACCGCATCGTGGTGGGGGAAATTCGCGGTGCGGAAGTCGTGGAACTACTCGCGGCGCTTAACACCGGGCACGATGGCGGTGCCGGTACGGTCCACGCCAACTCCGTGGACGAGGTTCCGGCGCGCATGGAAGCGCTGGCTGCCCTCGGCGGTCTGGATCGCGTGGCCTTGCATTCGCAGCTGGCTGCCGCGGTGCACGTGGTACTTGGTATGGAACGAGGCCCCGAAGGTCGGCGCTTGGCACACATCGGTGTGCTGGACGGCAATCCGGTGACACCCCAGCTGGTGTGGACCACCGACGATGGGCCACGCCCTGGGTTTGACGAGCTGTGTGCACGAATGGGAGTTAAGCCATGA
- a CDS encoding type II secretion system F family protein, translating into MMWLYLAAACLLSPPGSKARLSAPKPRSVAPAVLFLAVGCFVFFGRPTVVIAVGCILACALWFAHDLAASRRERRGAQALATYFGTLAAELRAGSTTSGALRRGADSLPESTPDNLRSALSTAAGLAAQGGSPGAALTTTELSRFAALLNVSGRHGVALASLIEQAQSQLDTAQRHARETAASLQGPQATALILAFLPVAGILMGGAMGADSLGFLLGGGVGGVLLDVGVALVCIGFTWSRLILRKAARR; encoded by the coding sequence ATGATGTGGCTGTATCTCGCCGCGGCTTGCCTCTTGTCGCCGCCGGGTTCCAAGGCACGGTTGAGCGCACCGAAGCCACGGTCAGTAGCGCCCGCTGTGCTTTTCCTTGCCGTGGGCTGTTTCGTGTTCTTTGGGCGTCCAACCGTGGTGATAGCTGTTGGCTGCATCCTGGCGTGCGCGCTGTGGTTTGCCCATGACCTTGCCGCCTCACGTCGTGAGCGCCGCGGTGCTCAGGCCTTGGCCACTTACTTTGGCACCCTTGCCGCGGAGTTGCGCGCCGGCTCCACTACCAGCGGTGCCTTGCGCCGCGGTGCGGACTCGCTTCCTGAATCCACACCGGACAACCTCCGCAGCGCACTGAGCACGGCGGCAGGTTTGGCAGCTCAAGGTGGGTCGCCTGGGGCAGCACTCACCACGACAGAGCTTTCTCGCTTCGCCGCACTGCTCAATGTCTCCGGGCGCCATGGTGTGGCCCTGGCTTCCCTTATTGAACAGGCCCAAAGCCAACTCGATACGGCACAGCGGCATGCCCGTGAAACCGCAGCGTCCCTGCAAGGGCCGCAGGCCACAGCACTGATTCTGGCGTTTCTACCGGTGGCGGGAATTCTCATGGGTGGTGCCATGGGAGCGGATTCCCTCGGCTTCCTCTTGGGTGGTGGAGTAGGCGGGGTGCTTCTTGATGTCGGCGTGGCCCTCGTGTGTATCGGCTTCACCTGGTCTCGCCTCATCCTGCGGAAGGCGGCGCGACGATGA
- a CDS encoding type II secretion system F family protein: MTSYLAAVLLAAALAVATSSPAGRVGLGTTGTPRPKTPRDGPDYGPLDAASDLELFAACLEAGLSLRTAVAAVGEASSPWKEAAALVGVGVPMKSVLQALASQPHLVELVRLAQLSGESGTAMATGCHRLVAQLRAEASAQATAQAERAGVFIAAPLAACFLPAFLVLGLVPVIISLGQQLL, from the coding sequence ATGACTAGCTACCTAGCTGCTGTGCTCCTCGCGGCTGCCCTGGCTGTGGCCACCTCTTCTCCGGCTGGCCGCGTGGGCCTGGGTACAACCGGCACACCACGGCCGAAAACTCCCCGCGACGGTCCGGACTATGGCCCGCTCGATGCCGCGAGTGACCTCGAGCTTTTCGCCGCCTGCCTGGAGGCTGGCCTTTCGCTGCGCACGGCAGTCGCGGCAGTGGGGGAAGCCTCGTCCCCCTGGAAGGAAGCAGCCGCCCTGGTGGGGGTTGGCGTTCCGATGAAAAGCGTATTGCAAGCACTGGCGAGCCAGCCGCACCTGGTGGAGCTCGTGCGGCTGGCACAGCTCTCGGGTGAATCCGGCACTGCCATGGCTACTGGGTGCCACCGTCTGGTGGCGCAGCTGCGCGCCGAAGCCTCGGCGCAGGCAACCGCACAGGCAGAGCGCGCCGGAGTGTTCATCGCCGCGCCGCTCGCCGCCTGTTTCTTACCCGCATTCCTGGTCTTAGGCCTGGTGCCCGTCATCATCAGCCTGGGCCAGCAACTCTTATAA
- a CDS encoding DUF4244 domain-containing protein, which yields MQKTRTIQAQLANEDGMSTIEYAMGSLAAAALAAVLYAVVNGGQVTSAITSIITDALSNTPV from the coding sequence ATGCAGAAAACACGCACTATCCAGGCGCAATTGGCTAATGAGGACGGGATGTCCACGATTGAATACGCCATGGGAAGTTTGGCCGCAGCAGCCCTTGCCGCGGTGCTCTACGCCGTGGTCAATGGTGGTCAAGTCACCAGCGCTATCACCTCCATCATTACTGACGCGCTCTCCAATACACCGGTCTAA
- a CDS encoding Rv3654c family TadE-like protein, with product MRRRQPGRLKPLGGEDGYATVVTAGIIAAVTSLLLAVAAVGAAVAARHTAQVAADLAAVAGAWDLAKGRDACSKAEEVAALNNARLDSCAVDDRDVEVTALIRGRSAIARAGPI from the coding sequence GTGAGGCGTCGTCAGCCCGGGCGTTTGAAACCTCTGGGCGGCGAGGACGGCTATGCCACCGTCGTCACCGCCGGAATCATCGCCGCGGTGACCTCGCTGTTACTGGCGGTCGCAGCAGTAGGTGCAGCCGTTGCCGCACGCCATACTGCACAGGTGGCGGCGGACCTCGCCGCCGTGGCCGGTGCGTGGGATCTGGCCAAGGGCAGGGACGCCTGCTCGAAAGCTGAGGAGGTTGCCGCTTTAAACAACGCGCGCCTTGACTCCTGTGCCGTTGATGACCGCGACGTTGAAGTCACCGCGCTGATACGCGGCCGCAGTGCCATCGCCCGCGCCGGCCCAATCTAA